From Mycoplasmopsis gallinacea, the proteins below share one genomic window:
- a CDS encoding YgjP-like metallopeptidase domain-containing protein: MLQKAAKIENWYFKTQLDKYLDYHIKYNLGVIEIKNEWVLNPGQICFLGKKHILKWEFTDQITSPIEYKSKISDGEIILFVSKVLDKRVIKRRAVLMNFLKDQLGEIIRQIQPKYEEKLSLKPVDFDIYELLPNSKSTTIACAWYTKNLIQYTISMICEHPDLIQLTILHELLHHIHKDKGHSAGFYKDGEKFIKDFKLLHKFYFRPNHHNKKF; encoded by the coding sequence ATGCTACAAAAAGCAGCTAAAATTGAAAATTGATATTTTAAAACTCAACTAGATAAGTATCTAGATTATCACATTAAATATAATTTAGGTGTTATAGAAATAAAAAATGAATGAGTTTTAAACCCTGGACAAATATGTTTTTTAGGTAAAAAACATATTTTAAAATGAGAATTTACAGATCAAATCACCAGTCCTATAGAATATAAATCTAAAATATCAGATGGTGAAATTATTCTTTTTGTATCTAAAGTCCTTGATAAAAGAGTAATTAAAAGAAGAGCAGTTTTAATGAATTTCTTAAAAGACCAACTTGGTGAAATTATCAGGCAAATTCAACCAAAATATGAAGAAAAATTATCATTAAAACCTGTAGATTTTGATATTTATGAGCTTTTACCAAATTCTAAAAGCACTACTATTGCTTGTGCTTGATATACAAAAAACTTAATACAATACACAATTTCTATGATTTGTGAGCATCCGGATTTAATTCAGCTTACAATCTTACATGAACTTTTGCACCATATTCATAAAGATAAAGGACACAGTGCTGGATTTTATAAAGATGGTGAAAAATTTATTAAAGATTTTAAATTGTTACATAAATTTTATTTCAGACCTAATCATCATAACAAAAAATTCTAG
- a CDS encoding MurR/RpiR family transcriptional regulator, giving the protein MKLFINEFESLTESERKVVDFLNSETKFFYEKSIEEVASRIHISTGVLTRMYKKLGFKSFKEIQFFVKYKYLNSVSISEKSSISEIIAYHYMTAINLTSKNLDMKKIDYIVNQILTTKKVYLFGVGSSAIAARELGYNLQKLEIEVIICDDFHLFLISIATTMTKRPNSACIIMISKTALTNEFQFLLNKVDQYNMPYLVITSNRSITAKYKNVLVHENLEQNKRYDALTSKIVQQYICDIIMYRVREFKGSSYNDMSLQWIKMIDDWNKK; this is encoded by the coding sequence ATGAAACTATTTATCAATGAATTTGAGAGTTTAACTGAGTCAGAACGAAAAGTTGTGGATTTTTTGAATAGTGAAACAAAGTTTTTTTATGAAAAATCTATCGAAGAAGTCGCTAGTAGAATCCACATTTCAACTGGTGTGCTTACTAGGATGTATAAAAAACTAGGTTTTAAGTCTTTTAAAGAGATTCAATTCTTTGTTAAGTATAAATATTTAAATTCTGTTTCAATTTCAGAAAAATCTTCAATTAGCGAAATTATCGCTTATCACTATATGACAGCAATCAACCTCACTTCTAAAAACTTAGATATGAAAAAAATTGATTACATTGTTAATCAGATTTTAACTACCAAAAAAGTTTACTTATTTGGTGTTGGTTCAAGCGCAATTGCCGCTAGGGAGCTTGGATATAATTTACAAAAATTAGAAATCGAAGTTATTATTTGTGATGATTTCCACCTATTTTTAATTTCAATTGCAACCACAATGACCAAACGTCCTAATAGTGCTTGCATAATTATGATTTCTAAAACAGCACTGACAAATGAATTCCAATTCTTACTTAATAAGGTAGATCAATACAATATGCCTTATTTAGTAATCACAAGTAATAGAAGTATTACAGCTAAATATAAAAATGTTTTAGTTCATGAAAACTTAGAACAAAACAAACGATATGATGCTTTAACAAGTAAAATTGTGCAACAATATATTTGTGACATCATTATGTATCGGGTAAGAGAATTCAAAGGTTCATCTTACAACGATATGTCTCTTCAATGAATCAAGATGATTGATGATTGAAACAAAAAGTAA
- a CDS encoding MAG4270 family putative restriction endonuclease, whose amino-acid sequence MINIYLNILICINSIDNLFDMDPTTHSSFDKPEFTYDNDGEIVIYNSEVNDFIEKNYLKIPRNKLNKEIIKFIEKRNDFYKKKKQDLRIN is encoded by the coding sequence ATAATTAATATATATCTTAATATACTAATTTGTATAAATTCAATTGATAATCTATTTGATATGGATCCTACAACTCATTCAAGTTTTGATAAACCAGAATTTACATATGATAATGATGGTGAAATAGTAATATACAATAGTGAAGTTAATGATTTCATTGAAAAAAACTACTTAAAAATACCAAGAAACAAACTAAATAAAGAGATTATCAAATTTATTGAGAAACGAAATGATTTTTATAAGAAGAAAAAGCAAGATTTGCGCATAAATTAG
- the secA gene encoding preprotein translocase subunit SecA, translated as MNKFTKFFEIKSTEMRIAERALKKINQLEKHVVDMSDEELKSQTAFFKDLLAKGHTLEEIRNDVFAVAREATKRVLGKRPYDVQILGGLLLDQGSVAEMKTGEGKTITSIAPVYLNALEGKGAIVSTVNEYLTERDAMEMGQVFNFLGLTVGINKAQMDPNSKRQAYAADITYSVHSELGFDYLRDNMVQNIKEKVQRGLNFCLIDEVDSILIDEAKTPLIISGGDSEDISMYFSADQFVRTLKNEDYLIDEESKAITLTHSGIEKANNFYRVDNIYHIENSETVHLIQNALRAHKVMKIDVEYIVREGKIELVDAFTGRIMDGRSYSDGLQQALQAKEMVEIEPETKTMATITYQNFFRMFKKLCGMTGTGKTEKQEFIDIYNIRVNVVPTNKPIARIDEPDSIFFSYEDKWKAVVEKIKELYEKGQPVLVGTAQIEDSEILHKMLFDANIPHTVLNAKQNASEAEIISHAGEVKSVTIATNMAGRGTDIKPTPEAIKLGGLYVLGTDKAESRRIDNQLRGRSGRQGDVGTSKFFISLDDSLMQRFSNYESFKEAYSDEAGKEITNKTLKMTFNQAQKKIEGFNYDSRKSVLNYDDVIRQQRDLIYSQRDLILTSDDVDFIIRRMILSSAKVFVNRPEFYTEYGNFKYDELVKYLNERIGRVLNHTFYEEELHKYHDKELPEYISQVMLTIFDQWKANALEKLSNEEVESILRNTILRILDSKWQVHINRMDKLRSNVNLVQYSQKNPYQIYTDEGTKIFEAMIESIAYRTILAVFANEIGRKSLITKEMRLDPIFQQINSSMPFDPTKTVEEFETELIDLYNSIKRRMTEIEEETKNKEQNASENEQKPE; from the coding sequence ATGAATAAATTTACTAAATTTTTTGAAATAAAATCAACTGAAATGCGGATTGCTGAAAGAGCTTTAAAAAAGATCAATCAGCTGGAAAAACACGTAGTTGATATGAGTGACGAAGAACTTAAAAGTCAAACAGCATTTTTTAAGGATTTATTAGCTAAAGGCCACACTTTAGAAGAAATCAGAAATGATGTTTTTGCTGTTGCGCGTGAAGCAACCAAACGTGTTTTGGGAAAAAGACCTTATGATGTGCAAATACTTGGAGGTCTTCTTTTAGATCAAGGTTCAGTAGCAGAAATGAAAACAGGGGAAGGTAAAACTATTACTTCGATAGCTCCTGTTTATTTAAATGCTTTAGAAGGAAAAGGTGCAATTGTTTCAACAGTTAACGAATACCTTACTGAACGTGATGCTATGGAAATGGGACAAGTGTTTAACTTCCTTGGATTAACAGTAGGAATTAACAAAGCACAAATGGATCCAAATTCTAAAAGACAAGCTTATGCAGCGGACATTACATATTCAGTACACTCAGAATTAGGTTTTGATTACCTTCGCGATAATATGGTTCAAAACATTAAAGAAAAAGTACAAAGAGGACTTAATTTTTGTCTTATTGACGAGGTGGACTCAATTTTAATTGACGAAGCCAAAACACCTCTTATTATCTCTGGAGGTGATTCTGAAGATATTTCAATGTATTTTTCAGCTGACCAATTTGTACGTACTTTAAAAAATGAGGATTACTTAATTGATGAAGAATCAAAAGCAATTACTTTAACTCACTCAGGGATTGAAAAAGCTAATAATTTTTATCGTGTTGATAATATTTACCACATTGAAAACTCAGAAACTGTGCACCTTATTCAAAATGCTTTAAGAGCACATAAAGTTATGAAAATCGATGTTGAATACATTGTTAGAGAAGGGAAAATTGAACTTGTTGATGCTTTTACCGGAAGAATTATGGATGGTAGAAGTTATTCAGATGGACTTCAACAAGCACTTCAAGCAAAAGAAATGGTTGAAATTGAGCCAGAAACTAAAACAATGGCAACTATTACTTACCAAAACTTCTTTAGGATGTTTAAAAAGCTTTGTGGTATGACCGGAACTGGAAAAACTGAAAAGCAAGAATTTATCGACATTTATAACATCCGTGTTAATGTTGTGCCAACTAATAAACCAATTGCTCGGATTGATGAACCAGATTCAATTTTCTTTAGTTATGAAGATAAATGAAAAGCTGTTGTTGAAAAAATTAAGGAGCTATACGAAAAAGGTCAACCAGTTTTAGTAGGTACTGCTCAAATTGAAGATTCAGAAATTCTTCACAAAATGCTTTTTGATGCAAATATCCCACATACTGTGCTTAATGCAAAACAAAATGCTTCTGAAGCTGAAATTATTTCACACGCTGGTGAAGTAAAATCAGTTACAATTGCTACTAACATGGCTGGTCGTGGAACTGACATTAAGCCTACTCCTGAAGCTATTAAATTAGGTGGACTTTATGTTCTTGGAACTGATAAAGCTGAATCGAGAAGAATTGACAACCAGCTTCGTGGTCGTAGCGGTCGTCAAGGGGATGTTGGAACAAGTAAATTCTTTATTTCGCTTGATGATTCATTAATGCAAAGATTCTCAAATTATGAAAGTTTTAAAGAAGCTTATTCAGATGAAGCTGGTAAAGAAATCACTAATAAAACTTTAAAAATGACATTCAATCAAGCGCAAAAGAAAATTGAAGGATTCAACTATGATTCACGTAAATCTGTGCTTAACTACGATGATGTTATCCGCCAACAACGTGATTTAATTTATTCACAAAGAGACCTTATTTTAACAAGTGATGATGTGGATTTTATCATTAGAAGAATGATTCTATCTTCGGCTAAAGTTTTTGTTAATAGACCTGAATTTTATACTGAATATGGAAACTTTAAATATGATGAACTTGTTAAATATTTAAACGAAAGAATTGGTAGAGTTTTAAATCATACTTTCTATGAAGAAGAACTTCATAAATATCATGATAAAGAACTTCCTGAATATATTTCACAAGTTATGCTCACTATTTTTGATCAATGAAAAGCAAACGCTTTAGAAAAATTATCAAATGAAGAAGTGGAATCGATTTTAAGAAACACCATTTTAAGAATCTTAGATTCAAAATGACAAGTACATATTAACAGAATGGATAAACTTCGTTCTAATGTAAATTTAGTTCAATACTCACAAAAAAATCCATACCAAATTTATACTGATGAAGGAACTAAGATTTTTGAAGCAATGATTGAGTCAATTGCTTATCGAACAATCCTTGCGGTATTTGCTAACGAAATTGGTAGAAAATCATTAATTACAAAGGAAATGAGACTTGATCCAATTTTCCAACAAATTAATTCTTCAATGCCTTTTGATCCAACTAAAACAGTTGAAGAATTTGAAACTGAATTAATCGACTTATACAATTCAATTAAACGTAGAATGACTGAAATTGAAGAAGAAACTAAAAACAAAGAGCAAAATGCTTCTGAAAATGAACAAAAACCTGAATAA
- the adhP gene encoding alcohol dehydrogenase AdhP, translated as MKAFVVRSPKNWSVEEVAIPEPKEKEVLIRMETSGICHTDLHASNFDWLVEPKYPLIPGHEGIGIVEKLGPGCTHLKVGDRVCLAWLHDACGHCEFCLSGKETLCPNQNMSAYTKDGSFAEYAIGHEDYVGVVPQNLDLIKGAPVVCAGVTTYKAVKQAKLHPGDFVAVIGVGGLGQLAIQYAKAMGYRPIGIDLTDEKVELALKSGAEFAFNSKKVDAVAEVIRVTEVGAHGVVNTSVATAAAVQGMEMLRRGGRQVLVGLPAKDKLGKDEFPVSVFWTVLTERELAGSIVGTRKDLKEALDYAARGLVESEVTRVVKLEEVADIFEKLEKGEFIGRAVIDFRK; from the coding sequence ATGAAAGCTTTTGTGGTGCGTTCACCAAAAAATTGAAGCGTTGAGGAAGTTGCAATTCCTGAACCAAAAGAAAAAGAAGTTTTAATTAGAATGGAAACAAGTGGAATTTGTCATACAGATTTACATGCTTCAAATTTTGATTGATTAGTGGAGCCTAAATACCCATTAATTCCAGGGCACGAAGGAATTGGTATTGTTGAAAAATTAGGCCCAGGATGTACACACTTAAAAGTAGGAGATCGTGTTTGTTTAGCTTGATTACATGATGCTTGTGGTCACTGTGAATTCTGTCTTAGTGGAAAAGAAACACTTTGTCCAAACCAAAATATGTCAGCTTATACAAAAGATGGTTCATTTGCTGAATATGCAATTGGTCACGAAGATTATGTAGGGGTTGTTCCTCAAAACTTAGATTTAATTAAAGGAGCACCAGTTGTTTGTGCTGGAGTTACAACTTACAAAGCTGTTAAACAAGCTAAATTACACCCTGGTGATTTTGTAGCTGTAATTGGAGTTGGAGGACTTGGTCAACTTGCAATTCAATATGCTAAAGCTATGGGTTACCGTCCAATTGGTATTGATTTAACTGATGAAAAAGTTGAATTAGCTCTTAAATCAGGTGCAGAATTTGCTTTCAACTCTAAAAAAGTTGATGCAGTTGCAGAGGTTATTAGAGTTACAGAAGTTGGAGCACACGGTGTTGTAAATACATCAGTTGCTACAGCAGCAGCTGTTCAAGGAATGGAAATGCTTCGTCGTGGAGGAAGACAAGTTCTTGTAGGGCTTCCTGCAAAAGATAAACTTGGAAAAGATGAATTCCCAGTTTCTGTATTCTGAACAGTTCTTACAGAAAGAGAACTTGCTGGATCAATTGTTGGTACAAGAAAAGACTTAAAAGAAGCTCTTGATTATGCTGCTAGAGGACTTGTTGAATCAGAAGTAACACGTGTTGTTAAATTAGAAGAAGTTGCAGATATTTTTGAAAAATTAGAAAAAGGTGAATTTATCGGTAGAGCAGTTATCGATTTCCGTAAATAA
- a CDS encoding ABC-F family ATP-binding cassette domain-containing protein, translating to MLEVQNLSKIFSDKKLFEGVNLKFTEGNTYGIIGANGAGKSTFLKILSGQIEPTSGQIIREKNKRISVLSQDHNAYDEMIVTEVVIMGNTDLYAVKEEKDAIYANPEATMEDYERAAELEDKFGELGGWTAENDAQELLSNLSIPKEKWSMQMKDLTANQKIKVLLAKALFGNPDILIMDEPTNHLDLRSIKWLENFLIEYPNVVIVVSHDSDFLDSICTHIVDIDYSEAKIYTGNYSFWKQSSELAREMMKQSNLKKEAQIEKLKDFIARFSANASKSKQATSRKKSLEKIQLDEIKPSNRKYPFIRWEMNRDHGKQILTVENLTYKNELGQTLFENVSFTLRPGEKMVIVGDDDIAKTKLLEILAGEIQPTSGTVEWGQTIKTTFFPNENSKFFKNDETILEWISKWPLENTVEENRDVSDSRMRGFLGRMLFSNDSVFKKVAVTSGGEKARLMFSRMMLLESNFIILDQPLDHLDTESIDSVIEGVQAYKGGAIFTTYNRAFVNQCADVILELQSPTKSFLFRGTLEEYEEVMEY from the coding sequence ATGTTAGAAGTACAAAATTTAAGCAAAATTTTTAGTGATAAAAAGTTATTTGAAGGTGTTAATTTAAAATTTACTGAAGGTAATACTTACGGAATTATTGGTGCTAATGGTGCAGGGAAAAGTACCTTTTTAAAGATTTTGTCAGGTCAAATTGAACCAACAAGTGGCCAAATTATTCGTGAAAAAAATAAGAGAATTTCAGTATTAAGCCAGGATCATAATGCTTACGATGAAATGATTGTAACTGAAGTTGTTATTATGGGTAATACTGATTTATATGCTGTTAAAGAAGAAAAAGATGCAATTTATGCTAACCCTGAAGCAACAATGGAAGATTATGAAAGAGCTGCTGAACTTGAAGATAAATTCGGTGAATTAGGTGGATGAACTGCAGAAAATGATGCTCAAGAACTTCTTAGCAACTTATCAATTCCTAAAGAAAAATGAAGTATGCAAATGAAAGATCTTACAGCTAACCAAAAAATTAAAGTTCTTCTTGCTAAAGCTCTTTTTGGAAACCCTGATATTTTAATTATGGATGAGCCAACTAACCACCTTGATTTAAGAAGTATTAAATGACTTGAAAACTTCTTAATTGAATACCCAAATGTTGTTATTGTTGTTAGCCACGATAGTGACTTTTTAGACTCAATTTGTACACACATTGTTGATATTGACTACTCTGAAGCTAAAATTTACACAGGAAATTACTCATTCTGAAAACAATCGTCTGAATTAGCTCGTGAAATGATGAAACAAAGCAACCTTAAAAAGGAAGCTCAAATTGAGAAATTAAAAGATTTCATTGCTCGTTTTAGTGCCAATGCTTCTAAATCAAAACAAGCTACATCAAGAAAGAAATCACTTGAAAAAATCCAACTTGATGAAATTAAACCTTCAAACCGTAAATATCCATTTATCCGTTGAGAAATGAATCGTGATCATGGAAAACAAATTTTAACAGTAGAAAACTTAACTTATAAAAATGAATTAGGGCAAACTTTATTTGAAAATGTTTCATTTACCTTAAGACCAGGTGAAAAAATGGTTATTGTAGGAGATGATGATATTGCTAAAACAAAACTTTTAGAAATTTTAGCAGGTGAAATACAACCAACAAGTGGAACTGTTGAATGAGGCCAAACAATCAAAACCACTTTCTTCCCAAATGAAAACAGTAAGTTCTTTAAAAATGATGAAACTATTTTAGAATGAATTTCTAAATGACCACTTGAAAACACTGTTGAAGAAAACAGAGATGTTTCAGATTCAAGAATGCGTGGTTTTTTAGGAAGAATGCTTTTTAGCAATGATTCTGTATTTAAAAAAGTTGCAGTAACCAGCGGAGGTGAAAAAGCTCGTTTAATGTTCTCTAGAATGATGCTTTTAGAAAGTAACTTCATTATTTTAGATCAACCACTTGATCACCTTGATACTGAAAGTATTGACTCTGTAATTGAAGGGGTACAAGCATATAAAGGTGGAGCAATTTTTACAACATATAACCGCGCTTTTGTTAACCAATGTGCTGATGTTATTTTAGAACTTCAATCACCAACTAAGAGTTTTCTTTTCAGAGGTACTCTTGAAGAATATGAAGAGGTTATGGAGTATTAA
- a CDS encoding 16S rRNA (uracil(1498)-N(3))-methyltransferase has protein sequence MNRFFVEQKIDNKYFELSKENLDHLKVLRIGDKPFICVYQAKFFICKQEGAKAYILEEFEENHEHSFQVVLYMPLIKLERFEWALQKATELGVTKIVPVQTNFTDGMLVKKVKSKWDKFSQRWNQILKNAAEQSFRNIIPTLSEIEKFSKALFDKEFINIIAHEKQKLTNESIFNSEKNVALFVGPEGGFSESEITLAIENGAECISLGKRILRAETAAIALLAKLI, from the coding sequence ATGAATCGCTTTTTTGTGGAACAAAAAATTGATAATAAGTATTTTGAGCTCTCAAAAGAAAATTTAGATCATTTAAAAGTGTTAAGAATTGGCGATAAACCATTTATTTGTGTTTATCAAGCCAAATTCTTTATTTGCAAACAAGAAGGCGCTAAGGCATATATCCTTGAAGAGTTTGAAGAAAATCATGAACATTCTTTTCAAGTTGTGCTCTATATGCCACTTATCAAATTAGAAAGATTTGAATGAGCACTTCAAAAAGCTACTGAACTTGGAGTTACAAAAATTGTTCCAGTTCAAACAAATTTCACTGACGGGATGTTAGTGAAAAAAGTTAAATCAAAATGAGATAAATTTTCTCAAAGATGAAACCAAATTTTAAAAAATGCAGCTGAGCAAAGTTTTCGAAACATTATCCCAACTCTTAGTGAAATTGAGAAATTTTCTAAAGCATTATTTGATAAAGAATTTATTAATATAATTGCACACGAAAAGCAAAAACTTACAAATGAAAGTATTTTTAATAGCGAAAAAAATGTTGCTTTATTTGTAGGTCCTGAAGGGGGATTTAGTGAAAGTGAAATTACTTTAGCGATTGAAAATGGAGCTGAATGCATCTCTTTAGGTAAGCGAATTTTAAGAGCAGAAACAGCTGCAATTGCTTTACTTGCGAAATTAATTTAG
- the rplM gene encoding 50S ribosomal protein L13: MRQTTMQHAHQADKKWYVIDAEGQVLGRLASFVASVLRGKHKPTFTPNADMGDNIIIVNADKVVLTGNKEEDKIYYSHSGYPGGLKSITAAKLRVKKPIALLEKAIFGMLPHTKLGNKQRRNLFVYAGPEHQHASQKPERLEVK; the protein is encoded by the coding sequence ATGAGACAAACAACAATGCAACATGCACACCAAGCTGACAAAAAATGATATGTTATTGACGCTGAAGGTCAAGTTTTAGGGCGTTTAGCATCATTTGTTGCTAGCGTACTTAGAGGAAAACACAAACCAACTTTTACACCAAATGCTGACATGGGAGACAACATTATTATTGTTAATGCAGATAAAGTTGTTCTTACAGGAAACAAAGAAGAAGACAAAATCTACTACTCACACTCAGGATACCCAGGTGGTCTTAAAAGCATTACAGCAGCAAAACTTAGAGTTAAAAAACCTATTGCACTTTTAGAAAAAGCAATTTTCGGAATGTTACCACACACAAAATTAGGAAACAAACAACGTCGTAACTTATTTGTTTACGCAGGTCCAGAACACCAACATGCTTCTCAAAAACCAGAAAGATTAGAGGTTAAATAA
- the rpsI gene encoding 30S ribosomal protein S9, giving the protein MAKELVYRGLGRRKSSVARVRLTEGKGNFVINKRDAREYLTSDIYLKDANQPFVLTETVGQFDVSVNVAGGGLSGQAGAIRLGIARALLEVSADYRAALKAAGMLTRDARAKERKKPGLRAARRARQFSKR; this is encoded by the coding sequence ATGGCTAAAGAATTAGTATACCGTGGATTAGGAAGAAGAAAATCTTCAGTTGCTCGTGTAAGACTTACAGAAGGAAAAGGAAACTTTGTAATCAACAAACGTGATGCAAGAGAATACTTAACTTCAGATATTTACCTTAAAGATGCAAACCAACCTTTCGTTTTAACAGAAACAGTGGGACAATTCGATGTTAGTGTAAATGTTGCTGGTGGTGGATTAAGTGGTCAAGCAGGTGCTATTAGATTAGGTATTGCTCGTGCTTTACTTGAAGTTAGTGCAGATTACCGTGCAGCATTAAAAGCAGCAGGAATGCTTACAAGAGATGCTCGTGCTAAAGAACGTAAAAAACCAGGTTTACGTGCAGCTCGTCGTGCAAGACAATTCTCAAAACGTTAA